The following coding sequences are from one Humulus lupulus chromosome X, drHumLupu1.1, whole genome shotgun sequence window:
- the LOC133806675 gene encoding uncharacterized protein LOC133806675 — MTGIVPEIIVHKLQVDPYYQPRKKKIRKFTPERNKAFNEEIQKLIENRFVREVHYPEWLANVVIVKKKNGKLRAERALYCLTEGQPTGTWKLHVDGSSNTKESGLGLVLTSPQGDIIEKVVRCRFKATNNEAEYKAMIVGLVLAKEMGIRQLNVFSDSQLIVNQMQGSY; from the exons ATGACTGGAATTGTCCCCGAGATCATTGTTCATAAGTTACAGGTTGATCCATACTATCAACCAAGGAAGAAAAAGATAAGGAAATTTACCCCTGAAAGAAACAAGGCATTCAACGAAGAAATCCAGAAACTCATTGAGAACAGATTCGTAAGGGAGGTGCATTACCCCGAGTGGCTAGCCAACGTGGtcattgtgaagaagaagaatggcaAATTGCGA GCAGAAAGAGCGCTATACTGCCTAACTGAGGGCCAACCAACCGGCACATGGAAACTACATGTAGATGGCTCAAGCAACACGAAAGAAAGTGGACTTGGACTCGTCTTGACATCACCCCAAGGCGACATAATAGAGAAAGTGGTCAGGTGTAGGTTCAAGGCTACCAATAACGAAGCAGAGTATAAAGCAATGATAGTAGGACTTGTACTAGCCAAGGAAATGGGAATCAGGCAGCTCAATGTGTTTAGTGATTCACAACTAATAGTCAATCAAATGCAAGGCAGCTACTAG